Proteins encoded within one genomic window of Lysinibacillus louembei:
- a CDS encoding VOC family protein produces MQNQTVIPYFMVLNGTQFIEFTKKVFQAEVIKINKLEGTESIIHAEMRIGNSTIYFADTSADGSCGPGVCGELNTDGLIPIQMYMHVANVDNTYQNAIAEGATPVMEPAEENGYMGGFVDPFKNLWWVQTNKS; encoded by the coding sequence ATGCAAAATCAAACAGTAATCCCCTATTTTATGGTGTTAAATGGAACACAGTTTATTGAATTTACGAAGAAGGTTTTTCAAGCTGAAGTAATAAAAATTAATAAGTTAGAAGGCACAGAGAGCATAATTCATGCAGAAATGAGAATAGGAAACAGCACCATTTATTTTGCTGATACATCTGCTGATGGAAGCTGTGGTCCAGGAGTATGCGGAGAGTTGAATACAGATGGATTGATTCCTATTCAAATGTACATGCATGTTGCCAACGTGGACAACACTTACCAAAATGCTATTGCAGAAGGTGCGACTCCTGTAATGGAGCCAGCAGAGGAAAATGGGTATATGGGTGGTTTTGTTGATCCTTTCAAAAATCTTTGGTGGGTTCAAACAAACAAATCCTAA
- a CDS encoding MerR family transcriptional regulator: MKGIEIAKKLKISTSALRHYEAWGLVPKVERAKNGYRIYTREHEAYFQCIRALNAGFGMDLVKKVMPLIINKKIHEALWIINKAQVDLYFEKEAVQKTVKILDSKDFAEFADMKKYHAKDYFTIGEVAKEANVSPSSIRHWEKEGLIHPERHKESGFRIYSPMDIRRVFIIRTVQRVVYSLDIVREVLLDIEKNNIVRTKEMAIQSLQYIDYALVEQIRGIASLQNLLEIMSEEER, encoded by the coding sequence ATGAAAGGCATTGAAATCGCTAAGAAATTAAAGATAAGCACAAGTGCATTAAGACATTATGAAGCATGGGGACTTGTTCCAAAGGTTGAGAGAGCAAAAAACGGATATCGTATCTATACAAGGGAGCATGAGGCGTATTTCCAATGTATACGTGCATTGAATGCTGGGTTTGGAATGGATTTGGTAAAAAAGGTGATGCCACTTATTATAAATAAGAAAATACATGAGGCTTTATGGATTATTAATAAGGCACAGGTTGATTTATATTTCGAAAAGGAAGCTGTGCAAAAAACAGTAAAAATACTTGATTCAAAAGATTTCGCGGAATTTGCCGATATGAAAAAGTACCACGCTAAAGATTATTTTACGATTGGAGAAGTAGCAAAAGAAGCAAATGTCTCTCCTTCATCAATTCGACATTGGGAAAAGGAAGGATTAATCCATCCCGAACGTCACAAAGAAAGTGGATTTCGCATTTATAGTCCAATGGATATTAGAAGAGTGTTTATTATTCGGACAGTTCAACGGGTTGTTTACTCTTTGGACATCGTCCGTGAGGTATTGTTGGATATTGAGAAAAATAATATTGTTCGGACTAAGGAGATGGCTATTCAATCGCTCCAATACATTGATTATGCACTTGTTGAGCAAATTCGAGGAATTGCTTCCTTGCAAAATCTTTTAGAAATTATGTCAGAAGAAGAACGATAG